A stretch of Lathyrus oleraceus cultivar Zhongwan6 chromosome 6, CAAS_Psat_ZW6_1.0, whole genome shotgun sequence DNA encodes these proteins:
- the LOC127091344 gene encoding uncharacterized protein LOC127091344 yields MTDIPTGGVRNVHMEVGIFGFDYDQMIGNEDFMQVFGHEEIGVNVVNTYIRFLYDKLMRPNDLDESFGFLAPATVNLGLILSRPHTVTEYVLQILMENKDAEKLFFIPFNTGGHWLLLAINPIREIVYYLDSLGNDWTTYPDMKNLIDTVLQAFRAQRDIQTSRRSANRITWIKVAVYF; encoded by the exons atgaccgatataccgaccggaggtgttcggaatgtacatatggaggtagggattttcggctttgattacgaccaaatgattggtaatgaagacttcatgcaagtttttggtcatgaagaaatcggcgtcaacgttgtcaatacatatattag gtttttgtatgacaaattgatgcgccccaatgatttggacgagtcattcggattcttagcacccgcgaccgtcaacttaggtttaatcttaagtagaccgcaTACCGTGACGGAGTATGTTCTTCAGATCCTCATGGAgaataaagatgcggagaagttgttttttataccgtttaataccgg tggacattggttgttgctcgcaatcaatcctatccgagaaattgtgtattatcttgactcgttaggaaatgattggacaacatacccggatatgaagaacctaattgacac cgtcctacaagcttttcgggcccaacgagatatccaaacctcaaggaggagcgccaaccgcattacatggattaaagtggcggtatatttttaa